CTCCCTCAGTTGCTGGTAGGACACGCCCGCAGGCTAGCGAACGCCGCCGTGGCAGACAGGTCACCGGGAACGAATGCGGGGAGGCCCGGAAGAGTGCAGCGCCGCCCCATTCCTGTTACTTTCCGGGTATGCCCGCGCCCCTGCAACTCAGCGAACACGTCTACGCCCTGCCCCTCGAGGCGACGTTGATGGGCAGCCCCACCACGATCTTCCCCGCCCTGATCCTCGGCGGGGCGAGGGGCGCCACGCTGGTGGACACCGGCATCCCCGGCATGCAGGACGCCCTCCGCGACGCGCTGGGGGCCCTGGGGCTGGGCTGGGGGGACGTGCGGCGGATCATCGTGACCCACCACGACCTCGACCATATTGGGTCGCTGCCCGCGGTGGTGGCCGCCACCGGCGCCGAGGTGCTGGCGCTGGACGCCGAGGTGCCCTATGTCCAGGGCGACCGGCCCGGCCAGAAGCAGCCCACGCCGCAGATGCTCGCCAGCATGCCGCCCGAGATGGTGGCCGTCTTTGCCAACCCGCCCCGGGCCGCCGTGACCCGCCCGCTGCACGACGGCGAGGTGCTGGACCTGGCGGGCGGCGTGCGGGTGGTGGCGACCCCGGGGCATACGGTGGGCCACCTCAGCCTCTTCGTGGTGCAAGACGGGGTGCTGATCTCCGGCGACGCCCTGACGAGCAGCGGGGGCCAGCTTCACGGCCCGATGGAGCGGGCGACCCCCGACATGGGGCAGGCGCGGGAAAGCGTGCGGAAGCTCGCCGGGCTCCCCGTCACCGCCGTGCTGACCTACCACGGCGGCCCCGTGCGGGAGGACGCGGCGGGGCAACTGGCGCGGGTGGCGGGGGAGGGCCGTGGAGCGGGCACCACCGCCCCGTGAGGCGTTCCTCCCGTGCCCCCCCGCTGATCTCCCGTCAGCCCCTCACCGCCGGGGTCTGGGTCAGGGCGACGTGGCGCAGCACGAGTTCCGCGTACAGGCTGTTCGCCCAGCCGAACCACGGGCGGGTGAAGGTCGCCGGATCGTCCGGGTCGAAGGACTCGTGCATCAGCCCTGTACCCGCGGTCGTCTCCGTCAGCGTCCGCACGAGGCGGGCCCGCTCGTCCGGGTCGGTCGCGGTCAATCCCTGGATGGCGAGCGCGATGGGCCAGATATATCCGGCGGGGGTGTGCGGACTGCCCACCCCGCTCGCGTGCGTGCCCGAGAAGAAGGACGGGTTGGCCGGGCTCAGCACGAAGCGGCGCGTGTTCCGGTACGTGGGGTCGTGGGCCGGGCGGTAGCCCAGGTAGGGAATCGAGAGCAGGCTGGGCACGTTCGCGTCGTCCATCAGGAGGTGGCGGCCCAGGCCGTCCGTCTCGTAGGCGTACATCCGCCCGAACTCGGGGTGGTTCACCACGCCGAACGTCTCGATCCCCGCCTCGATGTCGCCCTGCAGGGCAAAGGCTTCACGCTCGGTGTCCTCGTCGCCCCAGACCTCCCCCGCCACCCGCGCCAGGTGGGCAAGTTCCACGCAGGCCATCATGTTACCGGGCAGGTTGTAGTTGTAGGTGCAGGCGTCGTCGCTGGGGCGGAAGGCGGACCAGACCATGCCGGTGTGGCCGACCGGGTTCCCGAGCCCGCCGCTGGGCAGGTTGTCGGTGGGCAGCACGGGGTTCGGGCGCCAGAAGTGGTAGGGGCTGCACTCGGCGTGGCGCTGCTCGCACCGCAGGGTGGCGAGGATCAGGCGGGCGGCCTCCCGGAACTCGCCGTGCAGGGGGGCCGTGTCCCCCGTCGCCCGCCAGTAGGCGTGCGCGAGCCGGATCGGGTAGCACAGCGAGTCGATCTCGAACTTGCGCTCCCAGACGAGCGGGTGGGCGGGGGGCTCGTCCTCGTGGCCCGGGCCGCGCGGCTCGGCGTTGAAGGCGTTGGCGTAGGGGTCGAGCAGAATGCAGCGGGCCTGCGCCCGGATCAGCCCCGCGATCATCTCCCGCAGCTCGGGGTCGTGCGCCGCCAGCTCCACGTAGGGCCACACCTGCGCCGCGCTGTCCCGCAGCCACATCGCCGGAATATCGCCCGTGATGACGAAGGTGGTGCCGTCGGGCCGCCGCGTGATCGTGGTCTCCAGCGTATGGGGCAGGCAGCCCGCGAAGACCCCCGCCACGTCGGGCTGATCGGGCAGCAGGCGCCGGACCTCCCGGACGAGCCCTTCGAGCGCCCCCCTCACTTCGTCCCCGTAAAGGCGATGGACTGGGTGAAGTACCGCTGCGCGAAGACAAAGACGAGCAACACCGGCAGCGACACGACGACCGAGGCGGCCATCAGCGGCCCGTAGTCGGTGTTGTGGTTGAAGCTGAAGGACTGGAGCCCCATCTGAACGGTCGCCATATTCGGATCATTGAACACGATCAGCGGCCACAGGAAGAGGTTCCACCCCGCCTGGAAGGTGAAGATGCCCAGCGTCGCCAGCGCGGGGCGGCACAGCGGCAGGTAGATGCGCCAGAAGATCAGGAACTCCGAGGCCCCGTCCACCCGCGCCGCGTCCACGAGGTCGTCGGGCAGGGTGCGGAAGAACTGCCGCATGAAGAACACCGCGAAGGCCCCCGCCGCCCCCGGCAGGACCACCGCCCAGTAGGAGTTCAGCAGGCCGTAGCCTCCCCGCCCCAGCAGGTCGTTGCCGCCCGCGAGCGGAAAGGTCCGCAGAATGATGAAGCTGGGAATCAGCGTGATGATCCCCGGCACGAGGAGCGAGGCGAGCTTCATGCGGAACAGCGCCTCCCGCCCCGGAAAGCGCAGCCGGGCGAAGGCGTAGCCCGCGAGCGACCCCAGGAAGAGGTTGGCGAGGACGCCGAGCGTCGCCATCACGAACGAGTTGTAGAAGTACCGCCCGAAGGGGACCGTTGTGAACGCCTTGACGTAATGCTCGAAGGTGACCGTCTGCGGCCACCACTGGATCGGGTCGCGGAAGATGTCCGCGTTGGGCTTGAGGGACGTGACGAGCATCCAGTAGAAGGGCATCGCCATGATGACCGCGACGAGGATGAGCATCCCGTAGAACAGCACGTCGCTCAGAACGCCGAGGGGCCTGACCCGTCTTCGCAGCATCACGTCACCCCCGAGTCGCGGTTGAGCCGCAGGTTGAGCAGGCTGATGACCAGGATGGCAAGGGCGAGGACGAAGGCCTGCGCCGAGGCGTACCCCATCTGAAGCTGGGTGAAGCCGTTCTGGTAGATCTGGTACACCGCCGTCGTCGTCGCGTAGCCGGGACCGCCCTGGGTCATCACGTAGGCCTGGTCGAACAGTTGGAAGGCGCCGATC
This region of Deinococcus aerius genomic DNA includes:
- a CDS encoding MBL fold metallo-hydrolase, yielding MPAPLQLSEHVYALPLEATLMGSPTTIFPALILGGARGATLVDTGIPGMQDALRDALGALGLGWGDVRRIIVTHHDLDHIGSLPAVVAATGAEVLALDAEVPYVQGDRPGQKQPTPQMLASMPPEMVAVFANPPRAAVTRPLHDGEVLDLAGGVRVVATPGHTVGHLSLFVVQDGVLISGDALTSSGGQLHGPMERATPDMGQARESVRKLAGLPVTAVLTYHGGPVREDAAGQLARVAGEGRGAGTTAP
- a CDS encoding glycoside hydrolase family 125 protein, which produces MRGALEGLVREVRRLLPDQPDVAGVFAGCLPHTLETTITRRPDGTTFVITGDIPAMWLRDSAAQVWPYVELAAHDPELREMIAGLIRAQARCILLDPYANAFNAEPRGPGHEDEPPAHPLVWERKFEIDSLCYPIRLAHAYWRATGDTAPLHGEFREAARLILATLRCEQRHAECSPYHFWRPNPVLPTDNLPSGGLGNPVGHTGMVWSAFRPSDDACTYNYNLPGNMMACVELAHLARVAGEVWGDEDTEREAFALQGDIEAGIETFGVVNHPEFGRMYAYETDGLGRHLLMDDANVPSLLSIPYLGYRPAHDPTYRNTRRFVLSPANPSFFSGTHASGVGSPHTPAGYIWPIALAIQGLTATDPDERARLVRTLTETTAGTGLMHESFDPDDPATFTRPWFGWANSLYAELVLRHVALTQTPAVRG
- a CDS encoding carbohydrate ABC transporter permease; its protein translation is MLRRRVRPLGVLSDVLFYGMLILVAVIMAMPFYWMLVTSLKPNADIFRDPIQWWPQTVTFEHYVKAFTTVPFGRYFYNSFVMATLGVLANLFLGSLAGYAFARLRFPGREALFRMKLASLLVPGIITLIPSFIILRTFPLAGGNDLLGRGGYGLLNSYWAVVLPGAAGAFAVFFMRQFFRTLPDDLVDAARVDGASEFLIFWRIYLPLCRPALATLGIFTFQAGWNLFLWPLIVFNDPNMATVQMGLQSFSFNHNTDYGPLMAASVVVSLPVLLVFVFAQRYFTQSIAFTGTK